The window CGCGTCAAATGGGGTGCCTTCCTGTCCGTGTTCGCCCGGATTTCACCTGGGCTTCACGGGGAAGTTGGCGAACAAGAGACCGGTGAGGTGGCGGGAGGGTTGTACGGGAGTTCGAGAAATTTTTGCGACGGGAGAGAGGGGAGAGACAGGAGAGAGGGGAGGGACTGGAGCGGACGGGAGGGAAGGAGAGGTGCGAGGGACGTGAGAGGTCAGGACCGCGTACGGGTCAGTTGGCGGCGTCGGCGCTGAAGTTCGGGGAGGAGTGCGTCGACACGCCCACGGCGGACGGGCCGAGGGAGCGCGTGCCGGTCGTGGTGATCTTCGTTCCGTCGGAGGGCAGATAGACCACCGAGCCGTTGCCGAAGTTCTCGCCGGCCCTGCCGACCGTCAGGTCCGCCCTGCCGTCGCCGGTGACGTCGGTGAGCTTCACCTCGGATCCGAAGTGGTCGTACCTCTCGTTCGTGCCGGGGACGCCGGCCGTGGACTGGGTGAAGTACTGGAAGCCCGCGTCCGTGTCCAGGCCGGCGGCCGAGCCGTAGAGGACCGTCACCGCGCCGGCGTCGACGACGCCCTTCAAGTCCTCGTCGGACGTGGCGGCCACCAGGTCCTGGAAGCCGTCGCCGTTGATGTCGCCGAGCGAGACTTCGAAGCCGAAGCTGTCCTCGCGCTCGGAGGTGCCGGGTACCTGGCCCGTGTTCTGGGACACCGCGGTGGACGTGGCCGTGACCGGGCCGGCGGCCGAGCCGTAGGTGATGTTGACCTTGCCGCCGGTGACGGAGTCGGGCGCGGAGAGCACGTCGGGGTCGTCGATCGGGTCCCAGTGCTGGCCGGTGACGATGTCGCCGAAGCCGTCGCCGTTGATGTCGCCGACGGCGCTGACGAGGCCGGGCTTCAGCTTCCGGGCCGAGGCGACGGACGGGCCGGTGGCCGTGCCGGGTACGTAGAAGTTGACGTTGTGGCGCCACGCGCCGCCGGCCTCGATGCCGCTGACGATCAGATCGGTCCGCCTGTCGCCGTTGGCGTCGCCCGCGTGGAGGTCGAGCGCGCCTGTGAACTCCTCGGACCTGATGGGCGCCTTGAAGGTGCGGTACGAACCGGGCTTGCCCGACGTGGCGATGCCGTCCCCGAACACATGGACCGTGCTCGACGCGGTGCCGATCGCGAGGTCCTCCGTGCCGTCGCCGTCGAAGTCGCCCGCCGCCAGC is drawn from Streptomyces bottropensis ATCC 25435 and contains these coding sequences:
- a CDS encoding FG-GAP and VCBS repeat-containing protein, whose protein sequence is MRKHSRLALATASAAALTGGLLTFSATTATAADPVHHPVADFDDDGYGDLAYSAPVATVDGKTYAGQIVALYGSPSGVTGENRTTLSQNTPGIPGSAEIGDAFGGHSAYGDFDGDGFDDLAVSASTEDTGGVRDTGTVTIVWGSPRGLSGGTTLADPAPSRHGGWGKSLAAGDFDGDGTEDLAIGTASSTVHVFGDGIATSGKPGSYRTFKAPIRSEEFTGALDLHAGDANGDRRTDLIVSGIEAGGAWRHNVNFYVPGTATGPSVASARKLKPGLVSAVGDINGDGFGDIVTGQHWDPIDDPDVLSAPDSVTGGKVNITYGSAAGPVTATSTAVSQNTGQVPGTSEREDSFGFEVSLGDINGDGFQDLVAATSDEDLKGVVDAGAVTVLYGSAAGLDTDAGFQYFTQSTAGVPGTNERYDHFGSEVKLTDVTGDGRADLTVGRAGENFGNGSVVYLPSDGTKITTTGTRSLGPSAVGVSTHSSPNFSADAAN